One Candidatus Schekmanbacteria bacterium RIFCSPLOWO2_02_FULL_38_14 DNA segment encodes these proteins:
- a CDS encoding NADH-quinone oxidoreductase subunit N — protein MDLFLPDINLFAIAPEIMLVVFACLVLLIDAVFPRISKTSLAFLSIMGIFLAFKSTVFLWGRKEYIFRDMMIVDNFSLFFNLIFLIGAALTILISVGHMNSEKFGHGEYYSLILFAVSGMMFMASGADMIMIFLGLEIMSIAIYVLAGFEKKNPLSNESALKYFLLGAFASAFLLYGIALIYGVAGSTKLKTISQVLSPLSSSVDPLFYVGAGLLIIGFCFKIATVPFHMWVPDVYEGAPTAITAFMSAAVKAAGFAALFRVVNSALSSIQTDITSLIWVIAVITMTLGNIVAIAQDNIKRMLAYSSIAHAGYILVALVASNEMGTSGLLYYLLAYTFMNIGAFGVVIFLSRKEDPAVNLSDYSGIGFRYPVLAICMTVFMVSLAGIPPTAGFIGKFYIFSAAVKAGYIGLAVIGVLNSAVSVFYYFRIIVYMYMKEPDREFSGLIISPSLVAAILCCALGIVLMGIFPSSTLQLTQSSVLFAW, from the coding sequence ATGGATTTATTTCTTCCTGATATAAATCTCTTTGCTATAGCGCCTGAAATCATGCTTGTAGTTTTTGCATGTCTGGTTTTATTGATTGATGCAGTTTTTCCAAGAATAAGCAAGACTTCGCTGGCATTTCTTTCCATTATGGGAATATTTCTTGCCTTCAAGTCTACTGTCTTTTTATGGGGAAGGAAAGAGTATATATTCAGGGATATGATGATTGTAGATAATTTCTCGCTTTTCTTTAACCTGATTTTCCTGATTGGAGCCGCCCTGACAATACTTATCTCAGTAGGTCATATGAATAGTGAGAAGTTCGGGCACGGGGAATATTATTCCTTAATACTCTTTGCTGTTTCAGGGATGATGTTCATGGCTTCAGGGGCAGATATGATAATGATTTTCCTCGGGCTTGAGATAATGTCAATTGCAATCTATGTCCTTGCAGGATTTGAAAAGAAGAATCCCCTTTCAAACGAGTCAGCCCTGAAATATTTTCTCCTTGGGGCTTTTGCAAGCGCATTTCTTCTCTATGGTATTGCGTTGATATACGGAGTTGCAGGAAGCACAAAGCTGAAAACAATTTCTCAGGTCCTTTCACCTCTTTCAAGTTCAGTTGACCCGCTCTTCTATGTTGGCGCAGGCCTTCTGATAATAGGCTTTTGTTTCAAAATAGCCACAGTGCCGTTTCATATGTGGGTTCCTGATGTTTATGAGGGAGCGCCAACAGCGATAACCGCTTTTATGTCGGCTGCAGTAAAGGCTGCAGGCTTTGCTGCGCTTTTCAGGGTTGTCAACTCAGCCCTGTCATCAATACAAACAGACATTACATCGCTTATCTGGGTAATTGCGGTAATTACCATGACTCTTGGAAATATTGTTGCGATTGCGCAGGATAATATTAAGAGGATGCTTGCTTATTCAAGCATTGCCCACGCCGGATACATCCTTGTAGCACTTGTTGCATCAAACGAGATGGGGACATCAGGGCTTCTCTATTATCTCCTTGCATATACGTTTATGAACATCGGAGCGTTTGGTGTTGTTATTTTTTTAAGCAGGAAGGAAGACCCGGCTGTAAACCTTTCAGATTATTCCGGGATAGGCTTCAGGTATCCTGTTCTTGCAATCTGCATGACAGTTTTCATGGTTTCCCTTGCAGGGATTCCTCCAACAGCAGGATTTATTGGAAAGTTTTATATTTTCAGCGCTGCTGTTAAAGCAGGTTACATAGGGCTTGCAGTGATAGGCGTCCTGAACAGCGCCGTTTCAGTATTTTATTATTTCCGCATAATTGTATATATGTACATGAAAGAACCTGACAGAGAATTTTCAGGGCTGATTATCTCTCCCTCACTTGTTGCTGCAATCCTTTGCTGTGCGCTGGGCATTGTTCTAATGGGAATCTTCCCGT